In Streptomyces longhuiensis, the following proteins share a genomic window:
- a CDS encoding succinic semialdehyde dehydrogenase: protein MTEELIAQWCAGVRRDASRRGPGSAESVTAVAPFDLSPIAAVPACAPEDVAAAVAGARADQPEWAGAPLRRRGDVVLAFHDLLLERQDQVIDLIQWETGKARYHAWQEVAQVAAIARHYARRARHYLAPHHVRGMVPGLTKVKEVRVPKGVVGVISPWNYPLYLGVGDVLPALMAGNAVVSKADSQTALTMLWTRALMAEAGLPSGLWRIVAGPGVVVGTALVDAVDFVCFTGSTATGRTVAERAARRLVGVSLELGGKNPLIVREDADVAAAAAGTVVAAFANTGQMCIHVERVYVHEKVYDAFRAELLRATRALRLGRSYDYSVDIGSLTSAAQLAAVEAHVDGAVAEGATVLAGGRARPDIGPLFYEPTVLEGVTPGMAVCDEETFGPVLSLYSYGADSEAVGLANRGTYGLSASIWSKDSREAGRMAVRIRAGSVNINDGAAAAAGSIEAGMGGMGDSGLGRRHGAEGIRKYTESQTIATQRLLPLGPAKAVDNSPENSEERSAETAAGTSVKSSVESFVRRTNGQLTLLRRLRVR from the coding sequence GTGACGGAGGAGTTGATCGCGCAGTGGTGCGCGGGGGTGCGCCGGGACGCGTCGCGTCGTGGGCCCGGCAGTGCCGAGTCCGTGACCGCGGTCGCGCCGTTCGACCTGTCCCCGATCGCGGCCGTCCCCGCGTGCGCCCCGGAGGACGTCGCGGCGGCGGTGGCCGGTGCCCGGGCGGACCAGCCGGAGTGGGCGGGGGCGCCGCTGAGGCGCCGTGGCGATGTGGTGCTCGCCTTCCACGACCTGCTGTTGGAACGGCAGGACCAGGTGATCGATCTGATCCAGTGGGAGACGGGCAAGGCGCGGTATCACGCCTGGCAGGAGGTGGCCCAGGTCGCGGCGATCGCCAGGCATTACGCGCGGCGTGCCCGGCACTACCTGGCCCCCCACCACGTGCGGGGGATGGTGCCCGGCCTGACGAAGGTCAAGGAGGTGCGGGTGCCGAAGGGTGTCGTCGGCGTCATCTCCCCCTGGAACTACCCCCTTTACCTCGGTGTCGGCGATGTGCTGCCGGCCTTGATGGCCGGCAACGCCGTGGTCTCCAAGGCGGATTCCCAGACCGCGCTGACCATGTTGTGGACTCGTGCCCTGATGGCGGAGGCCGGGCTGCCGAGCGGTCTGTGGCGGATCGTGGCCGGTCCCGGGGTCGTGGTGGGGACCGCTCTGGTCGACGCCGTCGACTTCGTCTGTTTCACCGGGTCGACCGCCACAGGACGCACCGTCGCGGAGCGTGCCGCGCGGCGACTGGTCGGGGTCTCTCTCGAACTCGGCGGCAAGAATCCGCTGATCGTGCGTGAGGACGCCGACGTGGCAGCCGCGGCGGCCGGCACGGTGGTGGCGGCCTTCGCCAACACCGGGCAGATGTGTATCCATGTCGAACGCGTCTACGTGCACGAGAAGGTCTACGACGCCTTCCGCGCCGAGCTCCTCCGGGCGACGCGGGCGCTTCGGCTCGGGCGGTCCTACGACTACTCGGTGGACATCGGTTCACTGACGTCGGCCGCGCAACTCGCGGCCGTCGAGGCGCATGTCGACGGCGCGGTGGCCGAGGGGGCGACCGTACTCGCGGGTGGCCGGGCCCGCCCCGACATCGGCCCGCTCTTCTACGAGCCGACCGTCCTCGAAGGCGTCACGCCCGGGATGGCCGTGTGCGACGAGGAGACGTTCGGTCCTGTGCTCTCGCTCTACTCCTACGGAGCGGACAGTGAGGCTGTGGGCCTGGCCAACCGAGGCACCTACGGACTGTCGGCGTCGATCTGGTCGAAGGACTCCCGTGAGGCCGGTCGGATGGCGGTGCGGATCCGCGCCGGGTCGGTCAACATCAACGACGGTGCCGCCGCGGCGGCCGGCAGCATCGAGGCCGGTATGGGCGGCATGGGCGACAGCGGACTCGGCAGGCGCCACGGGGCCGAGGGAATCCGCAAGTACACCGAGAGCCAGACGATCGCCACGCAGCGCCTTCTGCCACTCGGACCGGCGAAGGCCGTGGACAACTCTCCGGAGAACTCGGAGGAGCGCTCGGCGGAGACCGCTGCGGGTACTTCCGTGAAGAGCTCCGTCGAGAGTTTCGTCCGCCGCACCAACGGTCAGCTGACTCTCCTGCGCCGGCTGCGTGTGCGCTGA
- a CDS encoding acyl-CoA dehydrogenase family protein: MTSAIFAERSLYDDDHELLRETVRAFVDKHATPHAERWRAEGKVDRELFLEAARAGILGFNIPEEYGGGGVTDFRFNAVIGEEFSRHPASDGLAGVGLSNDIVVPYFTDLTDDEQKARWLPGIAAGALIVAVAMTEPGTGSDLAGIATTAVRDGDDYVVNGSKVFISNGQNADLVVTAVRTGADRHGGISLLVVEADRPGFSRGRNLEKIGLHAQDTSELFFQDVRVPAANLLGEEGSGFKALMRNLPQERISIAANAVASIEGVLERTVEYVKERKAFGRTVGSFQNTRFQLADMVTTARVGRTYIDELLARHSRGELSAVDAASAKFWATEHYVDIVGRCLQLHGAYGYMLEYRIAHDYLDSRITTIYGGTTEIMKEIVARDLGL; this comes from the coding sequence ATGACGAGTGCGATCTTCGCCGAACGGTCGCTCTACGACGATGACCACGAACTCCTGCGCGAGACGGTTCGCGCGTTCGTCGACAAGCACGCCACGCCGCACGCCGAGCGGTGGCGGGCCGAGGGCAAGGTCGACCGTGAACTCTTCCTGGAGGCCGCCCGGGCCGGAATCCTCGGCTTCAACATTCCGGAGGAGTACGGCGGCGGTGGGGTCACCGACTTCCGCTTCAACGCGGTGATCGGCGAGGAGTTCTCCCGTCACCCCGCGTCGGACGGCCTCGCCGGGGTGGGGCTGTCCAACGACATCGTCGTGCCCTACTTCACCGACCTGACCGATGACGAGCAGAAGGCCCGCTGGCTGCCGGGCATCGCTGCCGGTGCGCTCATCGTCGCGGTCGCGATGACCGAGCCCGGAACGGGGAGCGACCTGGCCGGCATCGCCACCACCGCCGTCCGCGACGGCGACGACTATGTGGTCAACGGCAGCAAGGTCTTCATCTCCAACGGCCAGAACGCCGACCTGGTCGTCACCGCGGTACGGACCGGCGCGGACCGCCACGGCGGGATCAGCCTGCTGGTCGTCGAGGCCGACCGGCCCGGCTTCTCGCGTGGCCGCAACCTGGAGAAGATCGGCCTGCACGCGCAGGACACCAGTGAGTTGTTCTTCCAGGACGTCCGCGTGCCGGCCGCCAACCTGCTCGGAGAGGAGGGCTCCGGCTTCAAGGCGCTGATGCGCAACCTTCCCCAGGAGCGGATCTCGATCGCTGCCAACGCCGTGGCTTCCATCGAGGGCGTGCTGGAGCGGACCGTGGAGTACGTCAAGGAGCGCAAGGCGTTCGGGCGGACCGTCGGCTCCTTCCAGAACACCCGTTTCCAGCTGGCCGACATGGTCACCACCGCCCGCGTGGGCCGCACCTACATCGACGAACTGCTCGCCAGGCACTCCCGCGGTGAACTGAGCGCCGTGGACGCCGCGTCGGCGAAGTTCTGGGCCACGGAGCACTACGTCGACATCGTCGGACGTTGCCTCCAACTGCACGGTGCCTACGGCTACATGCTCGAGTACCGCATCGCACACGACTACCTCGACTCGCGTATCACCACCATCTACGGCGGCACCACGGAGATCATGAAGGAGATCGTCGCCCGCGACCTGGGGCTGTAG
- a CDS encoding TauD/TfdA dioxygenase family protein, protein MSLTHDVAPTSALRDHRIPADGLFEGTRILNRLPDGDLERPYERFELVPQGRVIGAEIRGLDLSRPVSFAVREELNRALLEWKVLFFRGQHLTSDAQRQFARNWGELETNPLLAPGDGDDVVRFDKSAGAVPTYENVWHTDVTFRERPALGAVLQLREVPPVGGDTMWADMAAAYDNLPVEVRERIDGASAVHDFLPGFARFYSPERLAPFQEQFPPVQHPVVRRHPETGRRMLFVNTSFTTRIIGLERPESDRLLRLLFQQAHVPEFQVRFRWQAGDVAFWDNRATQHYAVNDYAPYPRVAERVAIAGDRPFG, encoded by the coding sequence ATGTCGCTCACCCATGACGTCGCCCCCACATCTGCCCTGCGCGACCACCGCATCCCCGCCGACGGCCTCTTCGAGGGCACTCGCATCCTGAATCGACTGCCGGACGGTGATCTGGAGAGGCCGTACGAGCGGTTCGAACTCGTTCCGCAGGGCCGCGTCATCGGAGCGGAGATCCGCGGCCTCGACCTGTCGCGGCCCGTGTCCTTCGCGGTGCGGGAGGAACTGAACCGCGCACTCCTCGAATGGAAGGTGCTCTTCTTCCGCGGCCAGCACCTGACGTCCGACGCGCAACGCCAATTCGCCCGCAACTGGGGTGAGTTGGAGACCAATCCGCTGCTCGCCCCCGGTGACGGCGACGACGTGGTCCGCTTCGACAAGTCCGCCGGTGCCGTTCCCACGTATGAGAACGTCTGGCACACGGACGTCACCTTCCGTGAACGCCCCGCCCTGGGCGCCGTGTTGCAGCTGCGGGAGGTGCCACCGGTGGGCGGTGACACGATGTGGGCGGACATGGCGGCCGCGTACGACAACCTGCCGGTCGAGGTGCGCGAGCGGATCGACGGCGCGAGTGCCGTCCACGACTTCCTGCCGGGTTTCGCGCGCTTCTACTCGCCGGAGCGGCTTGCCCCGTTCCAGGAGCAGTTCCCGCCTGTCCAGCACCCCGTGGTGCGTCGCCACCCGGAGACCGGACGCCGGATGCTGTTCGTCAACACCTCCTTCACCACCCGGATCATCGGCCTTGAGCGCCCGGAGAGCGACCGCCTGCTCAGGCTGCTCTTCCAGCAGGCCCACGTCCCGGAGTTCCAGGTACGGTTCCGCTGGCAGGCGGGCGACGTCGCTTTCTGGGACAACCGCGCGACCCAGCACTACGCCGTCAACGACTACGCGCCGTACCCCCGGGTCGCCGAACGCGTGGCGATCGCCGGGGACCGTCCGTTCGGCTGA
- a CDS encoding amino acid permease encodes MPDDAGSGPTADLSPTTGPLQGRGSDGQDHGLKRTLTGRQLSMMGLGGAIGTGLFLGSGLAISAAGPASVLAYVLCALIALVIGWALAEMTAVHPATGSFGTIGRHYLGPLAGFVIRWTYWTIQVIAIGGEVIAAGIYVRFWWPELPLWTPVVAFSLLLLAANALTVGVFGRLEYWFSTIKITAIGVFVLLGCAYVFLGLPGHEAVGASNLSGPGGLLPHGMSGLGTAFVFVIFSYIGTEIIAVTAAESENPVRDIPRAARRMVVRLALFYVLAMAVVVTVVPWSRTAAGGDVTASPFVQLFDVAGIPAAAGIMNFVVLTAALSSANANTYLATRMIHSLAVDRHAPRTFARVGRGGVPHRALAVSGLGLGAAAILSVHSEDTAYVLLFGISVFGALVVWILILATHLMFRRHRARHGLPASPARLRGAPLTTIAAALALAAILVSTAFIDGLEDSWKAGLPFFALLIVVYRFGARRYETAEPLPDSTLPPESSDARPPGARLTGARLAHAHGEAPLTDEPSGADEGPG; translated from the coding sequence ATGCCCGACGATGCCGGAAGCGGCCCAACGGCCGACCTCTCCCCCACCACCGGTCCGCTTCAAGGCCGCGGTTCGGACGGCCAGGACCATGGCCTCAAACGGACCTTGACAGGGCGTCAGCTCAGCATGATGGGTCTGGGCGGCGCCATCGGCACAGGCCTGTTCCTCGGCTCGGGTCTCGCCATCTCCGCCGCGGGCCCCGCCTCCGTGCTCGCGTACGTGCTCTGCGCGTTGATCGCCCTGGTGATCGGCTGGGCGCTCGCCGAGATGACCGCGGTACACCCGGCGACCGGCTCGTTCGGCACCATCGGCCGTCACTATCTGGGCCCGCTGGCCGGCTTCGTGATCCGCTGGACGTACTGGACGATCCAGGTGATCGCCATCGGCGGCGAGGTCATCGCCGCCGGCATCTACGTCCGTTTCTGGTGGCCCGAACTGCCGCTGTGGACACCGGTGGTGGCGTTCTCGCTGCTGCTTCTGGCCGCGAACGCGCTGACCGTCGGGGTGTTCGGCCGCCTGGAGTACTGGTTCTCCACCATCAAGATCACGGCAATCGGGGTCTTCGTCCTGCTCGGTTGCGCCTACGTCTTCCTCGGCCTGCCCGGCCACGAGGCGGTCGGCGCCTCGAACCTCTCGGGTCCCGGCGGTCTCCTTCCCCACGGCATGAGCGGCCTGGGCACCGCATTCGTCTTCGTGATCTTCAGCTACATCGGCACCGAAATCATCGCGGTGACCGCCGCCGAGTCCGAGAATCCGGTGCGAGACATCCCGCGCGCCGCCCGGCGGATGGTCGTGCGCCTCGCGCTCTTCTACGTCCTGGCCATGGCGGTGGTGGTCACCGTGGTGCCGTGGTCGCGCACGGCGGCGGGCGGAGACGTCACGGCGAGCCCCTTCGTCCAGCTCTTCGACGTCGCCGGGATCCCGGCCGCCGCGGGCATCATGAACTTCGTGGTACTGACCGCGGCGCTCTCCAGCGCCAACGCCAACACCTACCTGGCCACCCGCATGATCCATTCCCTCGCGGTGGACCGGCACGCGCCACGGACGTTCGCACGGGTCGGCCGCGGCGGCGTCCCTCACCGGGCGCTCGCCGTCTCCGGGCTGGGCCTGGGCGCCGCCGCGATCCTCTCGGTCCACTCCGAGGACACGGCATACGTCCTGCTCTTCGGCATCTCGGTGTTCGGGGCGCTGGTCGTGTGGATCCTCATCCTCGCCACGCACCTGATGTTCCGCCGCCACCGCGCCCGGCACGGCCTCCCCGCCTCGCCGGCCCGGCTGCGCGGCGCTCCGCTCACGACCATCGCGGCAGCCCTCGCGCTGGCCGCGATCCTGGTCTCCACGGCGTTCATCGACGGCCTGGAGGACTCCTGGAAGGCCGGACTGCCGTTCTTCGCGCTGCTCATCGTCGTGTACCGCTTCGGCGCGCGGCGCTACGAGACGGCGGAGCCGCTGCCGGACAGCACACTGCCGCCCGAGAGTTCCGACGCCCGTCCGCCTGGCGCCCGTCTCACCGGCGCCCGCCTTGCGCACGCGCACGGCGAAGCGCCCCTCACCGATGAGCCGTCCGGTGCGGACGAGGGGCCGGGCTGA
- a CDS encoding aminotransferase class V-fold PLP-dependent enzyme encodes MSIVPLDAAERFRARFPSLKDTVHLASCSQGAASEHVLTALQEFQWSMRSQGAPWGAWMAQVDAARAAFADRIGAQPDEIAVVGCASEGAYQVASTLDWSRRPGLVTTDMEFPSIAHVWLAQERRGARVRHVPEQEGTVSAEDYVAAVDDSTGLVSVPLVSYRNGARLPVAEAVRAARAAGARVFVDAYQGLGVLPVDVKELDCDYLVCGALKYLLGVPGIAFLYVREGLRDDVDPQLTGWFGRVDPFGFDPRSLDFPDTARRFETGTPSIPSAYAAAAGLRTLADVDPKDIESHVGALTSYAYARLTGIGETIASPADPELRGPQVAIADPAPDALAAALAERRIVTSPRGTLLRVSFHYYNNPSDVDALIDALGEIRAQ; translated from the coding sequence GTGTCCATCGTGCCCCTCGACGCCGCCGAGCGTTTCCGTGCCCGCTTCCCCTCCCTCAAGGACACCGTCCACCTGGCCAGTTGCAGTCAGGGCGCGGCATCCGAGCACGTACTGACGGCGCTGCAGGAGTTCCAGTGGTCCATGCGCAGCCAGGGCGCGCCCTGGGGCGCCTGGATGGCCCAAGTGGACGCCGCCCGCGCCGCGTTCGCCGACCGCATCGGCGCGCAGCCGGACGAGATAGCGGTGGTCGGCTGCGCTTCCGAGGGCGCCTATCAGGTGGCGTCCACGCTGGACTGGTCGCGCCGCCCCGGCCTGGTCACCACGGACATGGAGTTCCCGTCCATCGCCCACGTCTGGCTCGCGCAGGAGCGACGCGGGGCACGGGTGCGCCATGTTCCGGAGCAGGAAGGGACCGTATCCGCCGAGGACTACGTCGCCGCGGTCGACGACTCGACCGGCCTGGTCTCCGTACCGCTGGTCTCCTATCGCAACGGCGCCCGGCTGCCGGTCGCCGAGGCGGTTCGAGCGGCGCGTGCGGCCGGCGCACGCGTGTTCGTCGACGCGTACCAGGGACTGGGCGTACTCCCGGTGGACGTGAAGGAGTTGGACTGCGACTACCTGGTGTGCGGTGCGTTGAAGTATCTGCTCGGCGTCCCCGGCATCGCGTTCCTCTACGTACGCGAGGGTCTGCGTGACGACGTGGATCCTCAACTCACCGGCTGGTTCGGGCGAGTTGACCCCTTCGGCTTCGACCCGCGCTCCCTCGACTTCCCGGACACCGCGCGCCGCTTCGAGACCGGCACCCCGTCGATCCCCTCCGCGTACGCCGCCGCGGCCGGGTTGCGCACCCTGGCCGACGTCGACCCGAAGGACATCGAGTCGCACGTCGGCGCGCTCACCTCGTACGCCTACGCACGCCTGACCGGGATCGGCGAGACGATCGCCTCGCCCGCCGACCCGGAACTGCGCGGCCCGCAGGTGGCGATCGCCGACCCCGCCCCCGACGCGCTCGCCGCCGCGCTCGCCGAGCGCCGCATCGTCACCAGCCCGCGCGGAACCCTGCTCCGCGTCTCCTTCCACTACTACAACAACCCGTCCGACGTCGACGCGCTGATCGACGCGCTCGGTGAGATACGCGCCCAGTAG
- a CDS encoding helix-turn-helix domain-containing protein, with product MIGNRIRELRQSRKMTVRDLASHAGVSTGLVSQVERGLTDPSLETLRRLSAALGLPLFDLFRQDDPEDVALVRRDRRIVVRSPQGGIEYTRVSAGSARLEVLEGVLEPGGASSEQRYSHPSEECVVVLSGSLVVEAGGGRHELRPGDSCTFDSRVPHRYVNEGGEPARFLVSVTPPSR from the coding sequence GTGATCGGCAACCGGATACGCGAGCTGCGCCAGTCCCGCAAGATGACCGTACGGGACCTGGCCTCGCACGCCGGGGTGTCGACCGGTCTGGTCAGTCAGGTCGAACGCGGCCTGACCGATCCCAGCCTGGAGACGCTGCGCAGGCTCTCCGCCGCCCTCGGACTCCCCCTTTTCGACCTGTTCCGGCAGGACGACCCTGAGGACGTCGCCCTGGTGCGGCGCGACCGCCGGATCGTGGTGCGTTCACCGCAGGGCGGGATCGAGTACACACGCGTGTCGGCCGGCTCCGCACGCCTCGAAGTTCTCGAGGGCGTACTGGAACCGGGAGGCGCGTCCTCGGAGCAGCGCTACAGCCACCCCTCGGAGGAGTGCGTGGTGGTGCTGAGCGGCAGTCTGGTCGTCGAGGCCGGCGGCGGCCGCCACGAGCTGAGGCCCGGGGACAGCTGCACCTTCGACTCCCGTGTCCCGCACCGTTACGTCAACGAGGGCGGCGAGCCCGCACGGTTCCTGGTGAGCGTGACACCGCCGAGTCGGTGA
- a CDS encoding TetR family transcriptional regulator: protein MNTEKRAELLGQVVGYLQGHGLANMSLSPLAEEIGTTKRMLLYYFGSRGNLLARALAASRPDAHAMFDTVEDAADLRRSARALWKAITVGEQAGPIRMLLQLLSLAATDPDEYGDLARETVEVMIGPIADAVGRLGHPREVARERATLLVSGLRGLCQDRLVTGDAARTDAAAFHLIETVVEPGR, encoded by the coding sequence ATGAACACCGAGAAGCGCGCCGAACTCCTCGGCCAGGTGGTGGGGTACCTGCAGGGCCACGGCCTCGCGAACATGTCGCTGAGCCCGCTCGCCGAGGAGATCGGCACGACGAAGCGCATGCTGCTCTACTACTTCGGCAGCCGCGGGAATCTGTTGGCCAGGGCCCTGGCGGCAAGCCGCCCCGATGCCCACGCGATGTTCGACACGGTCGAGGACGCCGCGGACCTGCGCCGGTCGGCCCGTGCACTGTGGAAGGCGATCACCGTGGGCGAGCAGGCCGGGCCCATCCGGATGCTGCTCCAGCTCCTGAGTCTGGCCGCGACCGACCCGGACGAGTACGGAGACCTGGCCCGCGAGACCGTCGAAGTCATGATCGGCCCGATTGCGGACGCCGTGGGCCGCCTGGGCCACCCGAGAGAGGTGGCCCGCGAACGGGCGACTCTCCTCGTCTCGGGCCTACGAGGCCTGTGCCAGGACCGCCTGGTGACCGGGGACGCGGCGCGCACCGACGCGGCGGCCTTCCATCTCATCGAGACGGTGGTCGAGCCGGGGCGGTGA
- a CDS encoding carboxypeptidase regulatory-like domain-containing protein, with protein MDAGTERDTVESGTRPRGAAAKALAEAAWFPTVLFLGVIFFFAPALHAPAPHHVKVVVAGGAEADRVDAKLRAQTAGGFDVTAVADRERARQAVLHRDAFAGYAVDGGHPVLYVAKADGASLEQTLITSFGKVAGTADTLAVRDVVPTTAEDPMGSAVLYFGIAWNIPAYILATTLLRAVTLNRRRKLLALAVVAAVFSIVGYVVGAGLGYLNPEPSVMAVAFLLTTAVATTASGLAPFTGRFLPAIGMTLFIVMSIPTSGGAVPAPLLPEFYQDVHAVMPLANAIDALRGILYFGGAGVLKPVLVLCGWIAGGVALVALDHGRHRRAALEEAVAEPPADDPALETPVPTALPVHRHHFGEPVPALAGLVRDVDQEPVRGAVVVVLDSRGRQLVSTVTDEQGRYAVTGLPEGHLGIVASAPGRHPLALRKSLRAGEAVDADFTLRGREESAVDAESGRFTVSR; from the coding sequence ATGGATGCGGGAACGGAGCGCGACACGGTGGAGAGCGGCACACGACCTCGCGGGGCGGCGGCGAAGGCCCTGGCCGAGGCGGCTTGGTTTCCCACGGTCCTCTTTCTCGGGGTGATCTTCTTCTTCGCGCCCGCCCTGCACGCGCCCGCGCCGCACCACGTCAAGGTGGTCGTGGCCGGAGGCGCCGAGGCGGACCGGGTCGACGCGAAGCTGCGCGCGCAGACCGCCGGCGGATTCGACGTCACGGCCGTGGCGGATCGAGAGCGGGCGCGACAGGCCGTGCTTCACCGGGACGCGTTCGCGGGCTACGCCGTCGACGGGGGACACCCGGTGCTCTACGTCGCGAAGGCCGACGGGGCGTCGCTGGAACAGACGTTGATCACGTCCTTCGGCAAGGTCGCCGGGACGGCTGACACGCTCGCTGTTCGCGACGTCGTTCCGACCACGGCCGAGGACCCGATGGGCTCGGCCGTGCTCTACTTCGGCATCGCATGGAACATCCCGGCCTACATCCTGGCTACGACGTTGCTGCGCGCGGTCACCCTCAACCGTCGCCGCAAGCTGCTGGCGCTGGCGGTCGTCGCCGCGGTGTTCAGCATCGTGGGCTACGTGGTGGGGGCCGGCCTCGGATACCTGAACCCCGAACCGTCCGTGATGGCCGTCGCCTTCCTCCTCACCACGGCGGTGGCGACGACCGCCTCCGGACTCGCGCCCTTCACCGGCCGGTTCCTGCCCGCGATCGGCATGACGCTCTTCATCGTCATGTCCATCCCCACGAGCGGAGGCGCGGTGCCCGCCCCGCTGCTGCCGGAGTTCTATCAGGACGTGCACGCCGTCATGCCCTTGGCGAACGCCATCGACGCGCTGCGAGGCATCTTGTACTTCGGCGGCGCGGGCGTGCTCAAGCCGGTCCTCGTGCTGTGCGGCTGGATCGCCGGGGGCGTCGCGCTCGTCGCACTGGACCATGGGCGCCACAGGCGTGCGGCGCTCGAGGAAGCGGTCGCCGAGCCGCCCGCGGACGACCCCGCTCTCGAGACGCCCGTACCCACCGCGCTCCCGGTGCACCGGCACCACTTCGGCGAACCCGTGCCCGCGCTGGCCGGCCTGGTCCGCGACGTCGACCAAGAACCCGTGCGCGGCGCGGTGGTGGTCGTTCTGGACAGCAGGGGGCGGCAATTGGTCAGCACCGTCACGGACGAACAGGGACGCTACGCCGTCACGGGGCTACCCGAAGGGCACCTCGGCATCGTGGCGTCGGCACCCGGGCGGCACCCGCTGGCCCTCCGCAAGTCGCTGCGGGCGGGCGAGGCGGTGGACGCGGACTTCACGCTGCGGGGGCGCGAGGAAAGTGCGGTCGACGCGGAGTCCGGCAGATTCACCGTCTCTCGCTGA
- a CDS encoding PP2C family protein-serine/threonine phosphatase, which translates to MAGIEHGIHPRRPHTPDLHERLRAELGRIDEQLRSLLDAMDRVQGLLDAVVSISREVELPAVLNRIVTTAMELVGARYGALGVLDETGDHLERFIAAGLSEQERADLAQTGFPRGRGVLGHLIRHPEPLRVESIVSHPASTGFPPGHPCMRSLLGVAISVRGEIYGDLYLSERRDGQPFDTHDENVVVALAGAAGIAIENVRLFERVRVGAEQFQRLLLPTLPDLRPFTAAAIYRPAAEPSQLGGDWYDAIPLPGNVVAVVIGDVVGHDLRAAAAMASTRNMLRALLFEHGSAPGAVLTQLDHTLQAMTSNPITTTTLARIEPDGPGWRLHWSSAGHVPPLLIVPGRRAESLFAEPGLPLGVDPEQPRPDHSRYVPPDATVVFFTDGLVEHPARSIDESLRELTGLATAYAALPLPDFVQALADHHPSDGHDDMAVLALRTPPA; encoded by the coding sequence ATGGCGGGCATCGAGCACGGCATCCACCCGAGGCGGCCGCACACCCCCGACCTGCACGAACGTCTGCGTGCCGAGCTGGGCCGGATCGACGAGCAATTGCGGTCCCTGCTGGACGCCATGGACCGAGTTCAGGGCCTGCTGGACGCCGTGGTGTCCATCAGCCGGGAGGTGGAGCTGCCCGCGGTGCTGAACCGCATCGTCACCACCGCCATGGAACTGGTGGGCGCCCGCTACGGGGCACTGGGCGTACTCGACGAGACCGGAGACCATTTGGAGCGGTTCATCGCCGCCGGCCTGTCCGAACAGGAACGCGCTGATCTCGCCCAGACCGGATTCCCCCGTGGTCGGGGGGTCCTCGGGCACCTGATCCGCCATCCGGAGCCGCTGCGCGTGGAGAGCATCGTGTCCCATCCGGCGTCCACCGGGTTCCCACCAGGCCACCCCTGTATGCGTAGCCTGCTCGGCGTCGCGATCAGCGTCCGCGGCGAGATCTACGGCGACCTCTACCTCTCCGAGCGGCGCGACGGACAGCCGTTCGACACTCACGACGAGAACGTCGTCGTCGCCCTGGCCGGTGCCGCCGGGATCGCGATCGAGAACGTCCGCCTGTTCGAGCGCGTACGGGTCGGCGCCGAGCAGTTCCAGCGGCTCCTGCTGCCGACGCTTCCCGACCTGCGGCCTTTCACCGCGGCCGCCATCTACCGGCCCGCTGCCGAGCCCAGTCAGCTCGGCGGAGACTGGTACGACGCCATCCCGTTGCCCGGCAATGTGGTGGCGGTCGTCATCGGTGATGTGGTCGGTCACGATCTGCGGGCCGCGGCCGCCATGGCCTCGACCCGCAACATGCTGCGCGCTCTGCTGTTCGAACATGGCAGTGCGCCCGGTGCCGTCCTCACTCAGCTCGACCACACCCTGCAGGCCATGACAAGCAACCCCATCACCACCACGACGCTCGCGCGGATCGAACCGGACGGACCCGGCTGGCGCCTCCACTGGAGCAGCGCGGGCCACGTCCCGCCCCTGCTGATCGTCCCCGGGCGCCGGGCGGAATCCCTCTTCGCCGAGCCGGGGCTGCCGCTCGGGGTCGACCCCGAACAACCCCGCCCAGACCACTCCCGCTACGTGCCCCCGGACGCCACCGTCGTCTTCTTCACGGACGGGCTGGTCGAGCATCCCGCCCGGTCCATCGACGAGAGCCTCCGCGAGCTCACCGGTCTCGCCACCGCATACGCCGCCCTGCCCCTGCCGGACTTCGTTCAGGCACTGGCCGATCACCACCCCAGCGACGGTCACGACGACATGGCCGTCCTCGCCCTGCGCACCCCGCCGGCCTGA